The nucleotide sequence TAAGGAGCAACATCTGTTATTTGCTCATCAACCTATCTGGCATTATGCCTATCACATGAGCCGCTCAAAGCAGAAACAAGAAGCTGCTGCCTGGATTGCGGCTGCCCCACATCGCTGGGTTTTAGGTCCAATGGAACTATTAAGAACGTGTTTCAAGCTTAGGCCATCTCACGAGCTAGGTTATCGCCATCGTACTAGATGGTTTCTCGTTAATAGTGTTACTCTAAAACCAAGCTGTCATGGCCAAAAGGTGACAGTACCTCCTTATCTTTATATTCCGGGTATTTCTTACACGAGTAAAAATCAATCCGCTTGGCCTGGGTGAGATAGTTCTGATAACTAGTAGTTACTATGCCCCAAAAACTTGCAGGTGACCTTAAAAGTAAGAATTTAGCCAGAGCATTGATACAACGACCTTACACCATGTGGGATGCTCCGTTTGCGTTGCCATTTTAGAAAGGCGCTGATGATTTCTGTTGATGTTCTGTATCGAGAGTGACATGGGGATCATTCAATTGAAAGAAGCTCAACATTTTTTTATAGTTGCATAGAATTTGGAGGATCGAATGGCGTATGACAGATCAATGGGCCAGGTCTGTTAAAAATGACGAATCTCAGCGAGATATTAGACAACCTTACCCTAGAAACGGTATAATTCGCCCACTTTTTTTACAGATAGAAAATTATGAATCATAGAGTGGGCTTTGTCAGTTTGGGTTGTCCTAAAGCACTGGTGGATTCAGAGCGAATCATTACTCAACTGCGTGCTCAGGGCTATGATTTGGTATCCAGTTATCAAGATGCCGGAGTCGTGGTAATCAATACCTGTGGCTTTATTGATGCAGCAGTCAAAGAATCTTTGGACACCATTAAAGAAGCGATGGCCGAAAATGGACGTGTTATTGTAACAGGTTGCCTCGGTGCCAAAGCAGATATTATTCGTGAAGCATGCCCTGATGTATTACATATCAGTGGTGCGCATGCTTACGAGGAAGTTGTCCGTGCTGTGCATAGGCATTTACCACCTCCTGTAGATCCCTTCACCCAACTAGTACCCCCTCAAGGCATTAAATTAACACCGCGTCATTATGCCTATTTAAAAATTTCAGAAGGTTGCAATCAAAAATGTACCTTTTGCATCATTCCCACCATGCGCGGTAAATTACAAAGTTATTCTCTGCCACAAATACTAAGTGAAGCAAAACGCTTGAAAGATGCAGGGGTACAGGAATTATTGGTTATTTCCCAAGATACTAGTGCCTATGGTGTCGATACTCGTTATCAACCGGTTGAATGGCAAGGTAAAACAATCAGCACTCGTTTTTATGATTTATGTGAGCAACTCGGCGATTTAGGTATTTGGGTACGTCTGCATTATGTTTATCCCTATCCGCATGTCGATGAGATTATCCCATTAATGAGTGACCGATTAATTCTCCCTTATCTGGATATTCCACTGCAACATGCCAGCTCACGGGTGTTAAAAGCAATGAAACGCCCGGCCAGTAGTGAAAACACCTTGGCGCGTATTGCTCAATGGCGTGACATTTGTCCTGACATTACCTTACGTTCCACGTTTATTGTTGGCTTTCCCGGTGAAACGGAAGACGAATTTGAAGAATTGCTGAGCTTTTTGCAAGAAGCCGAGCTGGATCGTGTTGGTTGTTTTCAATATTCGCCAGTTGAAGGGGCTAAAGCCAATGAATTGGCAAACCCGGTTCCTGAACATATCAAAGAAGAACGATATCATCGTTTTATGCAAGTGCAGGCTGAAATCAGTCGCGCTAAGCTGGCTGCCAAAATTGGTTCACGTCAAACCGTTTTAATTGATGAAATTAACGAAGAACAAATTATTGCGCGCAGCAAAAGTGATGCACCGGAAATAGATGGTCTAGTCTTTTTACCACTGAATAATAATGTTCGTGTCGGCGACTTGGTAGATATTAAAGTGACCGACAGTGATGATTACGATCTCTATGGTGACTTTGATACTACCAGTCACTAGACTTCTTAGGAAACTCTTGCTTCGTCGATACAGTGCTCGAATCCTAATGCCTGCCTGAACACTTATGTTCTGCGGCGACGTGACTTGCATTTTTCTGTAGCAAATTTCTGAAAAGCCTATTAATTTTTACCTTCGCCGAGTCGTTTACTTGGCGAAGGTAAATTCAACTCCTTCCGCTATCCTTTTCCATGATTTACATGCTACTCTTGGTAGATAGCGCTCGCTCACTTCGAAATAATGATTATCTCTATTGTAATTTCTGGACAGAATTTTTTCCTACCATAGTAGATTTTGGAAAAGGTCTAATGCTTGGCTGATCACTTAAAAATAAGGACATACGATGTTAAATCCAAGGGATGTTAGAACAGTGGAAGATGCAAAAGGCATCGTTGAAGAACGTAACCTCACTCACGTAAAAATCGGACTTATTGATATGGACGGGGTCATGCTTGGCAAGTACATGAGCCGGAGCAAATTTTTCTCGGCCTTAGACCATGGATTTTCTTTTTGCGATGTAATTCTGGGCTGGGATTCCAAAGACAAGCTTTTTGATAACGTTAAATATACCGGCTGGCATACTGGCTATCCAGATGCATTAGTTCGTATTTTACCTCAGAGTTGTCGTGAGCTTGTCTTTGAAGACAATCAATTATTATTTATGGCTGAGTTTGACGGTGCGGCCGCGGAATTATGCCCCCGGGGTGTGTTACGTCGCGTCATTCAAAAAGCAGAGATGATGGGCTTTGATGCCTATGCTGCTTTGGAATATGAATTTTTCATGTTTGATGAGACGCCAGACAGCATACGAGCCAAAGGGTACCGTAACTTAAAACCAATGACCCCTGATTTCTTCGGTTATTCAGTAATTCGCAATAGTGTCCATGCGGAGTTGTATCATCAAATCCTCAATATGGGTGAAATTATGGATTTCCCTATTGAAGCTCTCCA is from Legionella donaldsonii and encodes:
- the rimO gene encoding 30S ribosomal protein S12 methylthiotransferase RimO — encoded protein: MNHRVGFVSLGCPKALVDSERIITQLRAQGYDLVSSYQDAGVVVINTCGFIDAAVKESLDTIKEAMAENGRVIVTGCLGAKADIIREACPDVLHISGAHAYEEVVRAVHRHLPPPVDPFTQLVPPQGIKLTPRHYAYLKISEGCNQKCTFCIIPTMRGKLQSYSLPQILSEAKRLKDAGVQELLVISQDTSAYGVDTRYQPVEWQGKTISTRFYDLCEQLGDLGIWVRLHYVYPYPHVDEIIPLMSDRLILPYLDIPLQHASSRVLKAMKRPASSENTLARIAQWRDICPDITLRSTFIVGFPGETEDEFEELLSFLQEAELDRVGCFQYSPVEGAKANELANPVPEHIKEERYHRFMQVQAEISRAKLAAKIGSRQTVLIDEINEEQIIARSKSDAPEIDGLVFLPLNNNVRVGDLVDIKVTDSDDYDLYGDFDTTSH